Proteins co-encoded in one Malus sylvestris chromosome 7, drMalSylv7.2, whole genome shotgun sequence genomic window:
- the LOC126628091 gene encoding uncharacterized protein LOC126628091 yields the protein MNVHDQHQRKPFPVERRPRMLLKDFLCENSNSCSSSGFNSFPRQSPTNPSNTPKILNSCSENTNIISRKLLRSRSKAASTTISAFHSLMNAVKNIPFTTVKPPSFLPRSLSRRLQQSKDSKQNSPSSSRKQGSQCQVQITVRVKDIIRWTSFRDEKLPPPPPLDFVSSPLHCTTSTTITGSTTTCTTCSSNSSSNGSSWSDSDFTSEFLPRWGGNSDPDCEEDGKKYSPCVGRDSMEMDATSGTGSYAALGPKVELQPCDEEDEQQSPISVLGFQFGEDEDSSFSSTFGQSMANMERAKEMLMEKIELFESLATIDPVNLDTSMSFNERANFEEDDETAERAMELLNHCKASCSDLKSWELEIVEDQLLFDFFREEMSAQRNKKDDEFKREMVSKAKAWMRGEWGSLEHNKEACVRDMHKGRRWNKFEFEQQELALEIETALSEYLVDELLLDLLSR from the exons ATGAATGTGCATGATCAACATCAAAGAAAGCCTTTTCCAGTAGAGCGAAGGCCAAGAATGCTCCTCAAAGATTTCCTCTGTGAAAATTCTAACTCATGTTCTTCAAGTGGTTTCAATTCATTTCCAAGACAATCACCAACCAACCCAAGCAATACCCCAAAAATCCTAAATTCATGTTCAGAAAATACCAATATCATTTCCAGAAAACTACTCAGAAGCAGATCAAAAGCAGCCTCCACCACAATCTCAGCATTCCACTCCCTCATGAATGCAGTCAAAAACATCCCATTTACCACGGTTAAACCTCCCTCGTTTTTACCTAGAAGCCTTTCAAGGAGGCTGCAGCagtcaaaagactcaaaacagaacTCACCAAGCTCATCAAGGAAGCAGGGTAGTCAATGTCAAGTCCAAATTACCGTGAGAGTCAAGGACATCATACGGTGGACATCGTTCCGCGATGAGAAGTTACCGCCACCTCCGCCGTTGGACTTTGTTTCTTCACCTCTGCATTGTACCACAAGCACCACCATAACAGGCTCCACCACTACATGTACTACTTGTAGTAGTAATAGCAGCAGCAACGGTTCAAGCTGGTCTGACAGTGATTTCACCTCGGAGTTTTTACCGCGTTGGGGTGGTAACTCTGACCCTGACTGTGAGGAGGATGGTAAAAAATATTCACCATGTGTCGGCAGGGATTCCATGGAAATGGACGCTACATCAGGGACAGGAAGTTACGCCGCATTGGGACCCAAG GTTGAGCTGCAACCGtgtgatgaagaagatgagcaGCAGAGCCCAATTTCAGTGCTTGGTTTTCaatttggggaagatgaagacTCGTCATTTTCAAGTACTTTTGGTCAAAGCATGGCCAATATGGAGA GGGCAAAAGAAATGCTTATGGAGAAGATCGAGCTCTTTGAGAGTCTTGCAACAATAGATCCTGTCAACTTAGACACATCAATGTCGTTCAACGAAAGAGCcaactttgaagaagatgatgaaacaGCAGAAAGGGCAATGGAGCTGTTAAACCATTGCAAAGCAAGCTGCTCAGACCTAAAGAGCTGGGAGCTGGAAATAGTGGAAGATCAActattgtttgatttttttagagaagaaatgagtgcaCAACGAAATAAAAAAGATGATGAGTTTAAAAGGGAAATGGTtagcaaagcaaaagcttggatGAGAGGGGAGTGGGGATCACTAGAGCACAACAAGGAAGCTTGTGTGAGAGATATGCACAAAGGAAGGAGGTGGAACAAGTTTGAGTTTGAGCAACAGGAGCTGGCTTTGGAAATAGAGACTGCCTTGTCAGAGTACTTGGTGGATGAGCTTTTGCTTGATCTCTTATCAAGATAA